In one Cercospora beticola chromosome 1, complete sequence genomic region, the following are encoded:
- a CDS encoding uncharacterized protein (BUSCO:EOG09261ABB), with translation METIPRTKEIRERNVECFAGKINTEKVYGTLILQRHHLIISTPEPPSQRSSGSATPKGEGDSSTAAAAAVASPHTPAKRKTKETWFPYPLINSCVLKPSQAHHTRPQESDEHRHEQGVDRDDAAFPPVYGTNEAGRPSTDSTSALSAFTSPQRLLTPVGNNATTIHSSYNGRAPEIRISTRDFRQMVFIFHGDGKTSADAAARRVFYCLRDRCCVDRVQDLHAFHFKAPHEELAAKINPYDARREFARMGIGGKSSEGPGSAWRLTTINQDYTFSPTYPSVLCVPANVTDNILKYGGPYRSKSRIPALTYLHSNGGSITRSSQPMPGLAGKRNAQDERLVSAIFSSHVLSEQGPKDFQPQDALHQNDVDGPSSKSSEQAPDIPAEDMDTADLDPSEAESGPKIYGTTRRKMIVDARPRFNALANRATGGGIEDVANYSGNTKRPPERVFLDIANIHVMRKSLAKVVESLGGAEVTHLKISHESLQKSGWLGHIAGLLEGSEKVARAIGLGGDHVLLHCSDGWDRTSQVAAIAQVMLDPYYRTLAGFIALVQKDFLSFGHKFNHRHGILGCEKWFDIENERVMPSHGAENGSLEPTFGSKAFSGAKNWFEKNRNGLFRQQNDSRSSLEESGSRPPSPPANAILHAPATTSTAKDREHKVKEDEIAPIFHQFLDAIFQLQHEYPDAFEFNERFLVRLFYHVHACQYGEFLFNNERERAAQEHLFPSVWPHFLARRRDFVNPNFSPKAEHTLLFPRRSPATRTVTVRWWSSLFKRADADMNTPVSLTIVNENQQQTSSLHEETSDPSAFSHKNSDSATNGVAAGIPGSIGAMRDNIAATFASLQVSSNGQQNRESAAKSPARPALEQRETDTEVLASYVNATQAGPSSGEVEAEKPAPEPLHSKLDVAAFSQGSAYTDR, from the coding sequence ATGGAGACAATACCGCGGACGAAAGAAATTCGCGAACGAAATGTAGAATGCTTCGCTGGCAAGATCAATACAGAAAAGGTCTACGGTACACTGATCTTGCAACGACATCACTTGATCATATCCACACCAGAGCCACCAAGCCAGCGCAGTTCTGGTTCCGCCACGCCTAAGGGCGAAGGAGACTCGAgtactgcagctgcagccgcaGTCGCAAGCCCTCACACACCTGCGAAACGCAAAACGAAAGAAACCTGGTTCCCATATCCACTAATCAATTCTTGTGTCTTGAAACCGAGTCAAGCACATCATACACGCCCGCAGGAATCTGATGAACATCGCCATGAGCAAGGAGTTGATCGCGACGATGCAGCGTTTCCGCCGGTCTATGGCACCAATGAAGCCGGCAGGCCGAGCACAGATTCGACGTCTGCGCTGTCTGCTTTCACATCACCCCAAAGGCTGTTGACGCCTGTAGGCAACAATGCAACGACGATACACAGCTCATATAATGGGCGAGCGCCGGAAATTCGAATCAGTACGCGCGACTTCAGACAGatggtcttcatcttccatgGTGATGGCAAAACGTCtgctgatgcagcagcaCGCAGGGTGTTTTACTGTCTCAGGGATCGATGCTGCGTTGATCGTGTGCAAGATTTGCATGCGTTTCACTTCAAAGCGCCCCATGAGGAGCTTGCGGCGAAGATCAACCCATATGACGCTCGACGTGAATTCGCACGAATGGGCATAGGTGGGAAGTCCTCAGAAGGGCCGGGCAGTGCCTGGCGCCTCACAACCATCAACCAGGACTACACCTTTTCTCCGACGTATCCTAGTGTACTGTGCGTGCCTGCTAATGTTACCGACAATATACTCAAGTATGGTGGCCCATACAGGTCTAAGAGCAGAATACCAGCCTTGACATATCTTCATTCAAACGGCGGTAGCATTACACGATCATCACAGCCTATGCCCGGTCTCGCTGGAAAGAGGAATGCCCAAGACGAGCGTCTCGTATCGGCAATATTTTCTAGCCACGTGCTTTCAGAGCAAGGCCCGAAAGACTTCCAACCCCAAGATGCATTGCACCAAAACGACGTTGATGGCCCGTCATCAAAGTCCTCGGAGCAAGCTCCTGATATACCTGCCGAAGACATGGATACAGCCGACTTAGATCCCTCCGAGGCAGAGTCTGGGCCGAAGATCTACGGTACTACTCGAAGGAAGATGATTGTGGATGCGCGACCCAGATTCAATGCTTTGGCCAATCGTGCCACTGGAGGTGGCATTGAAGACGTGGCGAACTACAGTGGCAACACTAAACGTCCTCCAGAGCGAGTCTTCCTCGACATAGCAAACATCCATGTTATGCGCAAGTCCTTGGCCAAAGTTGTGGAGAGCTTGGGCGGCGCAGAAGTCACGCATCTGAAGATTTCTCATGAGTCGCTTCAGAAATCTGGTTGGCTGGGCCATATTGCAGGTCTATTAGAAGGTTCCGAGAAGGTCGCGAGGGCTATTGGACTTGGTGGAGATCATGTCTTGCTTCATTGCTCGGACGGCTGGGATCGTACATCTCAGGTCGCTGCAATTGCGCAGGTTATGCTTGATCCCTACTATCGAACACTCGCAGGCTTCATCGCCCTGGTCCAGAAAGATTTCCTATCTTTTGGCCACAAGTTCAATCACCGGCACGGCATCTTGGGATGCGAGAAATGGTTCGATATCGAGAACGAGCGAGTGATGCCATCTCATGGTGCTGAGAATGGCAGCTTGGAGCCGACTTTTGGATCGAAGGCATTCTCAGGCGCAAAAAATTGGTTCGAAAAGAATAGAAACGGGTTGTTCAGACAACAGAATGACAGCCGCAGCAGTCTTGAGGAGTCGGGATCTCGGCCTCCTTCACCTCCGGCGAATGCGATCTTGCATGCCCCTGCCACGACAAGCACTGCCAAGGACAGAGAGCACAAAGTGAAAGAGGATGAGATCGCACCCATCTTTCACCAATTCCTCGACGCCATCTTCCAGTTGCAACACGAATACCCGGATGCCTTCGAGTTCAACGAGAGGTTCCTTGTAAGGCTGTTCTACCACGTCCATGCGTGCCAGTACGGGGAGTTCCTCTTCAACAACGAGCGGGAACGAGCAGCACAGGAACATCTTTTTCCGTCCGTGTGGCCGCACTTCTTGGCCAGACGGCGAGACTTTGTCAATCCCAACTTTTCGCCAAAGGCGGAACATACTCTGCTATTCCCGCGACGCTCGCCCGCAACTCGTACGGTAACAGTACGGTGGTGGAGCTCTCTCTTCAAGCGCGCAGACGCAGATATGAACACCCCTGTCTCACTCACGATCGTGAACGAGAATCAGCAGCAAACATCCAGTTTGCATGAGGAAACATCAGATCCGAGTGCTTTTAGCCACAAAAATTCGGACAGTGCGACCAACGGTGTAGCAGCAGGCATTCCTGGTAGCATTGGGGCTATGCGAGATAACATTGCTGCGACATTTGCTTCACTTCAGGTGAGTAGCAATGGACAACAGAACCGGGAGAGTGCGGCAAAGTCTCCTGCCCGCCCGGCATTGGAGCAACGCGAGACAGATACGGAGGTACTTGCGTCCTATGTGAACGCCACACAAGCCGGTCCAAGCAGTGGAGAAGTGGAGGCAGAAAAGCCGGCACCAGAGCCCTTGCACAGCAAGCTCGATGTCGCCGCCTTTTCACAAGGCAGCGCATATACTGATAGGTAG
- a CDS encoding uncharacterized protein (BUSCO:EOG092608AV) yields MSLQERLDKIRSSPKLQNQQQTSVVLNAIEDTLRSQKSEPTPTAYFAALLSLLGQYISNDKGIVNKEVTTAVVYLLDLVTSHVPAPLLRSKFPQILTSLAPALTHADAEAPLLRASIGCLESLLIAQDSQAWSLPQSSTSPRGAVGGLLGLAMDHRPKVRKRAQEALSNVLKHPPPSPSLDHPVSAMCAETALGHLQTAAEEASSKKRKQRQREDGAHDPGLMHAMQLVKTVASAQNGWPSKKIDALCELLLNISKGSNEFLTMAAFEIFEIIFAGLANEVSSAKLPRLLEIIAELQPSQNDTQLLPPWIAVLSRGYDVSAQIEPDETFQKLPGLFSKISAFLSSSSHNVRVSASECLISLLHTCVPESVLLEPSIMDDKALENIARTLKELLSVKYQTAWMEVFNVLKAAFEVLRWRACPLLDSVVKAVGDLRSDEAFAGKKEADEVLSAAIRAAGPEAILSTLPLNLDGKSAKGPGRAWLLPVMRDSVSNTKLAHFRAALVPLSEVMFQRVLSHGEAEKTMEIKIFETVVNQIWSCLPGYCQLPLDLTEALDQSFAEQLSNLLYQQPHMRTEICRALQNLVDTNKAIAELEGDEDLVEQGRVSRADAQRNLQHLAGFASNLLAVLFNVYSQTLPQNRGNLLQCINAYLSITPEQELLETFQRVAGMLETSLPEAGPQTQADKQKQPNKDSKNKMPPTSHTLMDLIITMATYLPRESFAGLFNMAANVVSKQDDPQLQKKAYKLIPRLSESETGRQALADRNADLQQLLLTSADKVSAPARRDRLASIAEIIPGMPKTDLHFIPSIVSEVVISCKEVNEKARTAAFDLLVLMAEKMAEGGTVNNAKVPHMAADAPTVPASLEEYFTMVSAGLAGSTPHMISASITALTRLLFEFHSRLPETTVADLVQTMDLFLTSNNREIVRSVLGFVKVCIISLPTSLVLPRLETLIPNLIVWSHEHKQHFKAKVKHIFERMIRRFGVEVVERYTPEADRKLIANIRKTRDRRKKKRDAGEEDDDTTPGAQKRSKFESEYDEAIYGSGSESESDISDDEVLGRAVAKGQKAKQGGNQYIVEDEDEPLDLLDRKALAHVSSTKPSKQKAAADNKKTKAKTDLDGKLVFNDDSDLELEEFDDDGMIEGAEPGDGTLEGGINAYVEALKSKNAPTRGQKGKLKFKNVRDDDEMDIDEDDAMAAKKKLDAKSPRGKQQPQRRGLGGEKAKGFSNGGKVQKSPGRGFKHGLQKGRGKGKR; encoded by the coding sequence ATGTCTCTGCAGGAGAGACTGGACAAGATCCGCTCGTCGCCGAAGCTGCAgaaccagcagcagacgtcgGTCGTCCTGAACGCCATCGAAGACACTCTCCGCAGCCAGAAATCCGAGCCCACGCCCACCGCATACTTCGCTGCTCTACTGTCGCTGCTGGGCCAGTACATCTCGAACGATAAGGGAATCGTCAACAAAGAAGTCACGACCGCGGTCGTCTACCTGCTCGACCTCGTCACCAGCCATGTTCCAGCGCCGCTCCTCCGATCGAAGTTTCCGCAAATTCTCACCAGCCTCGCACCCGCTCTTACCCATGCCGACGCAGAGGCACCCCTACTACGAGCCAGCATAGGGTGCTTGGAATCGCTTCTGATCGCACAAGACTCGCAAGCATGGAGCCTGCCGCAATCGTCGACGAGCCCTCGCGGTGCTGTGGGAGGACTGCTCGGCCTGGCTATGGACCACAGGCCGAAAGTGCGAAAGCGGGCACAGGAAGCCCTGAGCAACGTGCTTAAGCACCCACCTCCTTCACCATCGCTCGATCATCCCGTATCAGCAATGTGCGCCGAAACTGCTCTTGGACACCTCCAGACGGCCGCCGAAGAAGCGAGtagcaagaagaggaagcagagaCAGCGTGAGGATGGAGCACATGATCCAGGGTTGATGCACGCAATGCAGCTAGTGAAGACCGTTGCGTCAGCTCAGAATGGCTGGCccagcaagaagatcgaTGCACTATgcgagctgctgctcaacATTTCGAAGGGAAGCAATGAATTCCTCACAATGGCAGCTTTCGAAATTTTCGAAATCATCTTTGCAGGTCTCGCCAATGAGGTCTCTTCAGCTAAGTTGCCGAGACTTCTAGAGATCATCGCAGAGCTCCAGCCTTCGCAAAACGACACACAATTGCTTCCTCCTTGGATCGCTGTATTGAGCAGAGGCTACGACGTCTCCGCGCAAATCGAGCCAGATGAGACCTTTCAAAAGCTTCCTGGCCTTTTTAGCAAGATATCCGCGTTTCtatcttcatcctcgcacAATGTGCGTGTATCCGCATCCGAATGCCTAATCTCGTTGTTGCACACATGTGTACCAGAATCGGTGCTATTGGAGCCCTCGATCATGGACGACAAAGCTCTGGAGAATATCGCTCGCACGCTGAAAGAGCTGCTGAGCGTGAAGTACCAGACTGCTTGGATGGAAGTCTTCAATGTGCTCAAGGCAGCTTTCGAGGTCCTGCGCTGGCGCGCCTGCCCGCTTCTTGACAGCGTTGTCAAGGCTGTTGGAGATCTCCGAAGCGACGAGGCATTCGCCGGCAAGAAGGAAGCCGATGAAGTTTTGTCAGCCGCCATTCGAGCTGCTGGTCCCGAAGCTATCCTGTCTACCTTGCCACTCAACTTGGACGGTAAATCTGCCAAAGGACCTGGCCGAGCCTGGCTTCTGCCTGTGATGCGTGACTCGGTTAGCAACACCAAGCTGGCCCATTTCCGCGCGGCTTTAGTACCCTTGAGTGAAGTCATGTTCCAGAGAGTACTCAGTCATGGCGAAGCCGAGAAGACGATGGAAATCAAGATTTTCGAAACTGTTGTAAACCAGATCTGGTCGTGCTTGCCAGGGTACTGTCAGCTACCTCTAGACCTGACTGAAGCGCTTGATCAGTCTTTTGCCGAGCAATTGAGCAATCTGCTCTATCAGCAGCCTCATATGCGCACGGAGATCTGCCGTGCTTTACAAAATCTCGTCGATACCAATAAAGCCATCGCGGAATTGGAAGGTGACGAAGATCTGGTTGAGCAAGGTAGGGTCAGTCGAGCTGATGCTCAGAGAAACTTGCAGCATCTCGCTGGCTTTGCGAGCAACTTGCTTGCAGTCCTTTTCAATGTCTACAGCCAGACCCTGCCGCAGAACCGCGGCAATCTGCTACAGTGCATCAATGCTTACTTGAGCATAACACCGGAGCAAGAATTACTCGAGACGTTTCAACGTGTTGCGGGCATGCTGGAGACATCTCTTCCCGAAGCTGGGCCTCAGACACAGGCCGATAAACAAAAGCAGCCCAACAAGGATTCGAAGAACAAAATGCCACCGACTTCACATACTCTCATGGACCTGATCATCACAATGGCAACGTACCTGCCACGCGAAAGCTTTGCGGGTCTGTTCAACATGGCTGCGAACGTGGTCAGCAAGCAAGATGATCCGCAATTGCAGAAGAAGGCATACAAGTTGATCCCTCGCCTCTCGGAATCTGAGACTGGACGTCAAGCGCTAGCAGACCGAAATGCCGACCTTCAGCAATTGCTGCTCACTTCTGCAGACAAGGTGTCCGCACCAGCTCGCAGGGATAGACTGGCGTCCATAGCCGAGATCATTCCAGGCATGCCAAAGACTGACCTGCACTTCATCCCCTCGATCGTCTCCGAAGTTGTGATCAGCTGCAAGGAGGTTAACGAGAAAGCGAGAACGGCTGCCTTTGATCTACTCGTGCTTATGGCAGAGAAGATGGCAGAAGGTGGGACTGTGAATAACGCCAAGGTTCCACACATGGCTGCGGATGCCCCTACTGTGCCTGCGAGCTTGGAGGAGTATTTCACCATGGTCTCGGCCGGCCTGGCAGGCTCAACACCGCACATGATTTCTGCTTCGATCACCGCATTGACTCGGCTACTGTTTGAGTTCCACAGTCGGCTACCGGAGACTACGGTGGCAGATCTTGTTCAGACTATGGACCTTTTCTTGACTTCAAACAACCGCGAAATTGTGCGCTCGGTGCTTGGCTTCGTGAAGGTCTGCATCATTTCTCTACCAACGAGCTTGGTGTTGCCACGTCTGGAGACGCTGATTCCAAATCTCATTGTTTGGAGTCACGAACATAAGCAACACTTCAAGGCAAAGGTCAAGCATATTTTCGAGCGAATGATCCGGCGATTTGGAGTGGAAGTTGTGGAGAGGTACACGCCTGAAGCGGATCGGAAGCTCATCGCAAACATTCGCAAGACGCGTGAtcgcagaaagaagaagcgagACGCAggtgaggaagacgacgacaccACACCTGGAGCACAGAAGCGCAGCAAGTTCGAGAGCGAGTACGATGAAGCCATCTATGGATCTGGTTCTGAATCAGAGTCTGATATTTCTGATGACGAAGTGCTTGGCCGAGCTGTGGCAAAAGGCCAGAAAGCTAAGCAAGGAGGCAACCAGTATAtcgtcgaagacgaagacgaaccACTCGATCTGCTTGACCGGAAGGCTCTTGCGCATGTGTCATCGACGAAGCCGTCTAAGCAGAAAGCCGCAGCGGACAACAAAAAGACGAAAGCTAAGACAGATCTGGACGGCAAGCTCGTCTTCAATGACGACTCGGATCTTGAACTCGAAGAGTTTGACGATGATGGAATGATCGAAGGTGCAGAGCCGGGAGATGGCACTCTGGAAGGAGGTATCAATGCATACGTTGAGGcgctgaagagcaagaatGCTCCTACCAGAGGCCAGAAGGGCAAGCTGAAGTTCAAGAATGTgcgagatgatgatgaaatGGAcattgacgaagacgatgctaTGGCGGctaagaagaagctcgatgcGAAGAGTCCTCGTGGCAAGCAGCAACCTCAGCGACGCGGTCTTGGTGGTGAGAAAGCGAAGGGCTTCTCGAACGGAGGCAAGGTGCAGAAGTCGCCAGGGCGAGGATTTAAGCATGGGCTGCAAAAAGGTCGCGGGAAAGGAAAAAGGTGA
- the RPL22 gene encoding 60S ribosomal protein eL22 — protein sequence MVARTKKSAAGAQKKGQKVTKKFIINATQPTQDRIFDPSAFATFLQQRIKVEGRTGNLGDNVTVNNLGDGRVEVVAHQEFSGRYLKYLTKKFLKKQQLRDWLRVVSTQKGEYSLKFFNVVGDEAEDDDE from the exons ATGGTTGCCAGAACA AAGAAGTCCGCCGCCGGCGCACAGAAGAAGGGCCAGAAGGTGACCAAGAAG TTCATCATCAACGCAACCCAACCAACCCAAGACCGCATCTTCGACCCATCCGCCTTCGCAACCTTCCTGCAGCAACGCATCAAGGTCGAAGGCCGCACCGGTAACCTCGGCGACAACGTCACCGTCAACAACCTCGGCGATGGACGCGTCGAGGTCGTCGCCCACCAGGAATTCTCCGGTCGCTACCTCAAGTACCTGACCAAGAAGTTcctcaagaagcagcagctccgTGACTGGCTCCGTGTCGTCAGCACGCAAAAGGGCGAATACAGCCTCAAGTTCTTCAACGTTGTTGGGGATGAggctgaggatgatgacgagtAG